From a single Nymphaea colorata isolate Beijing-Zhang1983 chromosome 4, ASM883128v2, whole genome shotgun sequence genomic region:
- the LOC116252374 gene encoding putative glucose-6-phosphate 1-epimerase isoform X2 — protein MSDQKSFIFVETCKGVNGLDKVILREVRGSSAEAIFKSLKPIRGGIPICFPQFSSHGTLDRHGFARNRFWSIDTDPPPFPTSTSSKAFVDLILRPSEDDLKIWPHSFEFRLRVTLGPGGDLMLTSRIRNTDVKPFQFTFAYHTYFSVSDISEVRIEGLETLDYLDNLHNKDRFTEQGDAITFESEVDRVYISTPTKIAILDHEKKRTFVLRKEGLPDAVVWNPWDRKAKAMPDFGDDEYKHMLCVEAAAVEKCITLKPGEEWKGRQELSAVPSSYCSGQLDPQKVLQG, from the exons ATGTCAGATCAGAAGTCTTTCATCTTTGTGGAGACTTGCAAGGGCGTCAATGGTCTCGACAAGGTCATCTTGAGGGAAGTTCGCGGCAGTTCCGCAGAG GCAATTTTCAAGTCTTTAAAGCCCATACGTGGTGGGATACCAATATGCTTCCCGCAA TTCAGTAGTCATGGAACTCTTGACCGGCATGGATTTGCAAGGAATAGGTTTTGGAGCATTGACACTGACCCACCCCCATTCCCGACATCTACTTCTAGTAAGGCCTTTGTTGACTTGATCCTAAGGCCATCTGAGGATGATTTGAAGATATGGCCTCATAG CTTTGAGTTTCGTCTAAGGGTTACCCTGGGGCCTGGAGGAGATCTGATGCTGACATCTCGCATAAGAAACACAGATGTCAAGCCTTTTCAGTTTACATTTGCTTATCATACATATTTTTCGGTATCTGATATCAG TGAGGTGCGGATAGAAGGGTTAGAGACTCTGGACTACTTAGACAACTTACACAACAAGGATCGATTTACAGAACAAGGAGATGCCATAACGTTCGAATCTGAG GTTGACAGAGTTTATATAAGCACACCAacaaaaattgcaattttggaCCATGAGAAGAAGAGGACATTTGTCTTGCGAAAGGAAGGACTTCCAGATGCTG TTGTATGGAATCCATGGGATAGAAAGGCGAAGGCTATGCCAGACTTTGGAGATGACGAGTACAAACACATGTTGTGTGTAGAGGCAGCAGCTGTAGAAAAGTGCATCACTCTGAAGCCTGGAGAGGAATGGAAAGGCCGACAGGAACTATCTGCTGTTCCATCAAGCTACTGCAGTGGGCAACTGGATCCACAAAAGGTCCTCCAAGGATGA
- the LOC116252374 gene encoding putative glucose-6-phosphate 1-epimerase isoform X1: MSDQKSFIFVETCKGVNGLDKVILREVRGSSAEIYLYGGQVTSWKNDHGEELLFMSSKAIFKSLKPIRGGIPICFPQFSSHGTLDRHGFARNRFWSIDTDPPPFPTSTSSKAFVDLILRPSEDDLKIWPHSFEFRLRVTLGPGGDLMLTSRIRNTDVKPFQFTFAYHTYFSVSDISEVRIEGLETLDYLDNLHNKDRFTEQGDAITFESEVDRVYISTPTKIAILDHEKKRTFVLRKEGLPDAVVWNPWDRKAKAMPDFGDDEYKHMLCVEAAAVEKCITLKPGEEWKGRQELSAVPSSYCSGQLDPQKVLQG, encoded by the exons ATGTCAGATCAGAAGTCTTTCATCTTTGTGGAGACTTGCAAGGGCGTCAATGGTCTCGACAAGGTCATCTTGAGGGAAGTTCGCGGCAGTTCCGCAGAG ATTTATCTGTATGGGGGTCAAGTTACTTCTTGGAAAAATGATCATGGAGAAGAGTTACTGTTCATGAGCAGTAAG GCAATTTTCAAGTCTTTAAAGCCCATACGTGGTGGGATACCAATATGCTTCCCGCAA TTCAGTAGTCATGGAACTCTTGACCGGCATGGATTTGCAAGGAATAGGTTTTGGAGCATTGACACTGACCCACCCCCATTCCCGACATCTACTTCTAGTAAGGCCTTTGTTGACTTGATCCTAAGGCCATCTGAGGATGATTTGAAGATATGGCCTCATAG CTTTGAGTTTCGTCTAAGGGTTACCCTGGGGCCTGGAGGAGATCTGATGCTGACATCTCGCATAAGAAACACAGATGTCAAGCCTTTTCAGTTTACATTTGCTTATCATACATATTTTTCGGTATCTGATATCAG TGAGGTGCGGATAGAAGGGTTAGAGACTCTGGACTACTTAGACAACTTACACAACAAGGATCGATTTACAGAACAAGGAGATGCCATAACGTTCGAATCTGAG GTTGACAGAGTTTATATAAGCACACCAacaaaaattgcaattttggaCCATGAGAAGAAGAGGACATTTGTCTTGCGAAAGGAAGGACTTCCAGATGCTG TTGTATGGAATCCATGGGATAGAAAGGCGAAGGCTATGCCAGACTTTGGAGATGACGAGTACAAACACATGTTGTGTGTAGAGGCAGCAGCTGTAGAAAAGTGCATCACTCTGAAGCCTGGAGAGGAATGGAAAGGCCGACAGGAACTATCTGCTGTTCCATCAAGCTACTGCAGTGGGCAACTGGATCCACAAAAGGTCCTCCAAGGATGA